The Sphingomonas japonica sequence CCCAGTGCCTCGACACACAATCCGCTGTCATCGGCGAGCGCGGGAAGGCCCGACAGATCGGCGGCCTGCATCGCTTTCAGCTCGGCATTGGCGACGAAGGTCGTGCCGGTTTCCTCGGGTTCGGGCAGGTCGAGCTCGGCGGCTGAGATCGGTTCGACGCCATAGGGGCTGAGCAGCGCGGTGATCTCGCGGACCTTGCCGGGATTATGGCTGGCGATGACGAGCTTGCCCGGAGCGAGCTTGCGGATCGCCTGCGGCTCCTTGCCCTCTCCGCTCATTTGCCGATCGCCTGTTTCTGCGCGGCGAAGATGTCGGTGCAGCCGATGCGCGCGAGGCGCAGCAGGCGCAACAGGCCTTCCTCGTCATAGCAGGCGCCCTCGGCCGTCGCCTGCGCCTCGGCGATGGTGCCATTGTCGAGCAGCACGAAATTTGCGTCGGCATCGGCAGCAGAATCCTCGGGATAATCGAGGTCGAGCACCGGCGTACCGTTATAGATGCCGCAACTGACCGCGGCGACCTGGTGCCGGATCGGGTCGGCGGTCAGCTTGCCATCGTTGATCAGCCCGTCGATCGCCATGCGCAGCGCGACCCATGCGCCCGAGATCGAAGCGGTGCGCGTACCGCCATCGGCCTGGATCACGTCGCAGTCGAGCGTGATCTGGCGCTCGCCGAGCAGCTTGAGATCGGTGACGGCGCGCAAGCTGCGGCCGATCAGGCGCTGGATTTCCTGCGTGCGCCCCGACTGCTTGCCCTTGGCAGCCTCGCGATTGCCGCGGGTGTGGGTGGCGCGGGGCAGCATGCCGT is a genomic window containing:
- the rph gene encoding ribonuclease PH, with amino-acid sequence MRPSGRAPDQMRAITIEPNFTRHAEGSVLIGFGDTRVLVTASVEERLPPWLRGKGEGWVTAEYGMLPRATHTRGNREAAKGKQSGRTQEIQRLIGRSLRAVTDLKLLGERQITLDCDVIQADGGTRTASISGAWVALRMAIDGLINDGKLTADPIRHQVAAVSCGIYNGTPVLDLDYPEDSAADADANFVLLDNGTIAEAQATAEGACYDEEGLLRLLRLARIGCTDIFAAQKQAIGK